A stretch of Cucumis sativus cultivar 9930 chromosome 2, Cucumber_9930_V3, whole genome shotgun sequence DNA encodes these proteins:
- the LOC101219022 gene encoding uncharacterized protein LOC101219022 — protein sequence MDIKTKQRDYEQQDAEAMGTEEDDLDLLLSLQDKVLETPPGTPPHTSDLLSDDESPRRAGPADMSIFRNAVKDCLDYDHIPTEKNGKTNRSKASNDVSIEKFSGLRMRNQVVAPAELRDRFSDIRFVRLSTIKNMLIGDTLSGCWVTVGVLTEKGSPKTSSTGKAYCIWKLSCLDENTVSVFLFGDAYKRNCKELAGTVFALFNSTVRKDATGMGFSLSVYQPNQLLMMGTSDDYGVCKGKKDGIACTAVINRRRGIYCKYHKSKASEKYSTTTRTELKGGNLRTAFRDYHHKPEGVYMVDPLAGKVTSKKPTQPIKLLSVEGLKRALSNADKVTTNAHSQGKRFLAEITGKLTSQSVNKESTKRSQQRINSEKTSILKSTVENQQPDPKRKKTDHTPANKTTKDIGKMIELDYVSSEDDDDDINLIFGR from the exons ATGGatataaaaaccaaacaaCGAGATTACGAACAACAAGACGCGGAAGCTATGGGCACTGAAGAAGACGATCTCGATCTTCTCCTTTCTCTCCAAGATAAAGTCCTTGAAACTCCTCCTGGAACTCCGCCTCATACCTCAG ACCTTCTATCTGACGATGAATCACCAAGACGAGCAGGTCCGGCGGATATGTCTATCTTTAGAAACGCTGTCAAAGACTGCCTTGATTATGACCACATACCGactgaaaaaaatggaaaaacgaACCGGTCTAAGGCCTCTAATGATGTTTCAATCGAGAAGTTTTCTGGTTTGCGAATGAG GAATCAAGTTGTAGCACCTGCAGAGCTTCGTGATCGTTTTTCTGATATTCGCTTTGTTCGTTTGTCAACCATAAA GAATATGTTGATCGGGGACACCCTTTCAGGCTGTTGGGTAACTGTCGGAGTGTTGACTGAGAAAGGAAGTCCAAAGACAAGCTCTACTGGGAAAGCTTACTGCATCTGGAAACTTAGTTGTTTGGATGAAAACACTGTTTCTGTTTTCTTATTTGGTGACgcttataaaagaaattgcaagGAGCTGGCTGGAACAGTTTTTGCCCTTTTTAACTCTACAGTACGAAAGGATGCAACG GGCATGGGATTTTCTTTAAGTGTTTATCAACCAAACCAGTTGTTAATGATGGGCACTTCAGATGACTATGGAGTATGCAAGGGGAAGAAGGATGGGATTGCTTGTACAGCAGTAATAAATAG GCGACGTGGTATATACTGTAAATACCACAAATCA AAGGCATCAGAAAAATATTCCACAACCACACGAACTGAGCTCAAAGGAGG GAATCTGAGGACTGCATTCAGAGATTATCATCATAAGCCAGAGGGAGTTTACATGGTAGATCCGCTAGCTGGTAAAGTGACTTCTAAGAAGCCAACACAGCCGATTAAACTGTTGTCTGTGGAAGGCCTGAAAAGGGCATTGAG CAATGCAGATAAAGTAACCACCAACGCACACTCGCAAGGGAAAAGATTCCTCGCTGAGATAACAG GGAAATTGACTAGCCAAAGTGTAAATAAAGAATCAACCAAAAGAAGTCAGCAGAGAATCAATTCAGAAAAGACATCAATTTT GAAGTCGACAGTTGAAAACCAACAACCAgacccaaaaagaaagaaaactgaCCATACTCCGGCAAACAAAACCACTAAAGATATCGGGAAGATGATAGAGTTAGATTATGTTAGCTCAGAAGATGACGATGATGATATCAACCTTATATTCGGcagataa
- the LOC101218793 gene encoding E3 ubiquitin-protein ligase UPL3 has protein sequence METRSRKRAEASSAAPSSSSSGPNTRSTKRSRLSATSSSNLAAASTLSISTRSRSTRTQEPSATTTPMDSTNESSGSRRRGKNSDKENSDKGKEKEHEVRIGDRERNADQSFGLNIEGSGGGEDDDNDSEGGIGVLQQNLSTASSALQGLLRKLGAGLDDLLPSSAIASASSSQQRGRLKKILSGLRADGEEGKQVEALTQLCEMLSIGTEESLSTFSVDSFVPVLVGLLNHESNPDIMLLAARALTHLCDVLPSSCAAVVHYGAVPCFCARLLTIEYMDLAEQSLQALKKISQEHPTACLRAGALMAVLSYLDFFSTGVQRVALSTAANMCKKLPSDAADFVMEAVPLLTNLLQYHDAKVLEHASVCLTRIAEAFASSPDKLDELCNHGLVTQAASLISTSSTGGGQSTLGSATYTGLIRLLSTCASGSALGAKTLLLLGISGILKDILSGSGVSTNASVSPALNRPQEQIFEIVNLANELLPPLPQGTISFPPNFNMLVKGPVIKKPSTSGSVKEEDPTDSAPEVSAREKLLKDQPELLLQFGMDLLPILIQIYGSSVNGPVRHKCLSGIGKLMYFSTPEMIQSLLNVTNIASFLAGVLAWKDPHILIPALQIAEILMEKLHETFSKMFLREGVVYAVDQLILANNQNTSSQSASVEKDSTSASGTSSRTRRYRRRSGNMNSDGSSLDENKNSVSGSGVPQGSVEVPSINSNLRSSVSSCANAFKTKYFPLDPGDVEVGVTDDLLRLKNLCFKLNAGIDDQKSKSKGKLKASGSRLDDIITNKEEYLTGVISEMLVELGKDDGVSTFEFIGSGVVGVLLNYFSCGYFSKGRISDVELPKLRQQVLKRFKSFISVALPGSINEGTVAPMTVLVQKLQSALSSLERFPVVLSHSSRSSSGSARLSSGLSVLSQPFKLRLCRAQGEKSLRDYSSNIVLIDPLASLAAVEEFLWPRVQKSESGQKPSASGANSDSGTTPSGNVAPSGLNSTPSSTARRYSTRSRSSMTIGERAGKESSQEKNTSKGKGKAILKPAWEEKRGLQTRSSTRRRAAVDKDAQMKPVNGETTSEDEELDLTSIQIDDSLVIEDDDISDDEDDDHDDVLQDDSLPLCMPEKVHDVKLGDTVEDGDAGPATSDGQIHSTFGSSSRAATVRGSSSPDHRSGNSFSSRGGMSFAAAAMAGLGPANGRGFRGGRDPQGRPLFGGSNDNPKLLFSSGEKQLDRHLTIYQAVQRQLVLNEDDDERFAGTGSDFLSNDGSSLWGDIYTITYQRADNQSERAVLAGESSSSKSKSTKCVSTSNSNSESQFHQMSLLDSILQGKLPCDFDKSNPTYDILSLLRVLEGLNQLAPRLRAQIVSDQFAEGKITALDELGGVGGKVPHEEFINNKLTPKLARQIQDALALCSGSLPSWCYQLTKACPFLFPFETRRQYFYSTAFGLSRALYRLHQQQGADGLGTVNEREGRVGRLQRQKVRVSRNRILDSAAKVMEMYSSQKAVLEVEYFGEVGTGLGPTLEFYTLLSHELQRAGLGMWRSNSLQESTDSGEDGQARKPKGGSRLTSDAANIDIIQSPLGLFPRPWPANADSSDGSQFSKVIEYFRLVGRVMAKALQDGRLLDLPLSTAFYKLVLGQDLDLHDILSFDAELGKTLQELQALVCRKQYLGSLNGDNQNTISNLTFRGIPVEDLCLDFTVPGYPDYVLRPGDETVNIHNLEEYISLVLDATVKTGIMRQMEAFTAGFNQVFDITALHIFIPHELDHLLCGRRELWKADTLVDHIKFDHGYTAKSPAIVNFLEIMGEFTPEQQRAFCQFVTGAPRLPPGGLAVLNPRLTIVRKHSSTATNAANSATGASESADDDLPSVMTCANYLKLPPYSTKEIMYKKLIYAINEGQGSFDLS, from the exons ATGGAAACTCGGAGCAGAAAGCGGGCGGAGGCCTCCTCAGCAGCcccttcttcttcgtcttctgGTCCCAATACTCGTTCTACCAAGCGCTCTCGTCTTTCTGCTACTTCTTCATCGAATCTTGCTGCTGCATCTACACTTTCGATCTCTACACGTTCTCGCTCTACCCGAACCCAAGAACCGTCTGCCACTACTACTCCAATGGACTCGACTAATGAATCATCTGGGTCACGCCGACGTGGGAAGAATTCTGATAAAGAGAACTCGGATAAGGGGAAGGAGAAGGAACATGAGGTTAGGATTGGGGATAGGGAAAGAAATGCTGACCAGAGCTTTGGGTTGAATATTGAAGGGAGTGGCGGTGGGGAGGATGATGATAATGATAGTGAAGGAGGAATAGGAGTCTTGCAGCAGAATTTATCCACTGCTAGTAGTGCCCTTCAAGGACTTCTCAGGAAACTCGGTGCTGGATTGGATGATTTACTTCCATCTTCTGCTATTGCATCGGCTTCATCCTCACAGCAGAGAGGACGGCTTAAGAAAATCTTATCTGGGTTGAGAGCGGATGGAGAAGAAGGGAAGCAGGTTGAGGCATTGACACAACTATGTGAGATGCTTTCAATCGGGACTGAGGAGTCTCTAAGTACTTTCTCTGTTGATTCTTTTGTCCCTGTCCTTGTTGGGTTGCTTAATCACGAAAGCAATCCTGATATAATGCTTCTAGCGGCTAGGGCACTAACCCATCTGTGTGATGTTCTTCCTTCATCATGTGCTGCTGTCGTGCACTATGGTGCTGTTCCCTGCTTCTGTGCGAGATTGCTGACTATAGAATACATGGACCTAGCCGAACAG TCCCTGCAAGCTTTAAAGAAGATATCCCAGGAACACCCTACTGCTTGCCTGCGGGCTGGTGCTCTCATGGCTGTGCTTTCGTATTTAGATTTCTTCTCTACAGGAGTTCAG CGAGTTGCATTGTCCACTGCTGCGAATATGTGCAAGAAGCTTCCTTCAGATGCAGCTGACTTTGTGATGGAAGCTGTTCCTCTGCTGACAAACCTTCTTCAGTATCATGATGCAAAA GTGTTGGAGCACGCTTCAGTTTGTTTGACTCGTATTGCGGAGGCCTTTGCATCATCTCCTGATAAATTAGATGAACTATGTAACCATGGACTTGTTACGCAAGCTGCCTCACTTATTTCCACCAGCAGTACTGGAGGTGGACAGTCAACTCTGGGATCAGCTACTTACACT GGACTAATCCGACTTCTTTCCACATGTGCAAGTGGATCTGCCTTGGGTGCTAAAACTTTGCTGCTTCTTGGGATCAGTGGCATTCTTAAAGATATATTATCTGGTTCTGGTGTGTCTACTAATGCATCTGTTTCGCCTGCATTAAATAGACCACAAGAGCAG ATTTTTGAGATAGTCAACTTGGCAAATGAGCTTCTACCTCCTCTACCTCAAGGAACTATTTCCTTTCCGCCCAACTTTAATATGCTTGTGAAAGGACCAGTCATCAAGAAGCCATCTACTAGTGGTTctgtgaaagaagaagatccAACTGATAGTGCTCCAGAAGTGTCAGCTCGTGAGAAACTCTTAAAGGATCAGCCAGAGCTCCTCCTCCAGTTTGGAATGGATCTCCTTCCTATTTTAATACAG ATCTATGGTTCCAGTGTGAATGGTCCAGTACGTCATAAATGTCTTTCTGGAATTGGAAAATTGATGTACTTCAGCACTCCAGAGATGATACAATCGTTATTGAATGTGACTAATATAGCAAG TTTTCTAGCTGGTGTTTTGGCATGGAAAGATCCACATATTTTGATTCCTGCTCTCCAAATTGCTGAGATTCTTATGGAAAAGCTTCACGAAACATTTTCTAAGATGTTCCTTCGGGAGGGCGTTGTTTATGCTGTTGACCAGCTTATCTTGGCTAATAACCAAAATACTTCTTCCCAATCGGCTTCTGTTGAGAAGGATAGCACCTCTGCTTCTGGAACTTCATCACGCACTCGACGTTATAGGCGGCGTAGTGGAAATATGAACTCGGATGGAAGTTCACTGGATGAAAACAAGAATTCTGTATCTGGAAGTGGTGTTCCACAGGGTTCGGTGGAGGTTCCATCAATTAATTCTAATCTCCGATCTTCTGTAAGTTCCTGTGCCAATGCATTTAAAACTAAGTATTTCCCCTTAGATCCGGGAGATGTTGAAGTTGGAGTTACAGATGATCTCTTACGTCTGAAGAATCTTTGTTTCAAGTTGAATGCTGGTATTGATGATCAGAAGAGTAAATCGAAAGGAAAGTTGAAAGCGTCAGGGTCTCGCTTAGACGATATTATTACAAATAAGGAAGAGTATTTAACTGGCGTGATATCTGAAATGCTAGTTGAATTGGGCAAAGATGATGGTGTTTCCACCTTTGAATTTATTGGTAGTGGTGTCGTTGGAGTTCTGCTTAACTACTTTTCTTGTGGATACTTTTCTAAAGGAAGAATTTCGGATGTGGAGTTGCCAAAGCTTCGGCAACAAGTgcttaaaagatttaaatcatttatttcTGTTGCTCTTCCTGGTAGCATTAATGAAGGAACAGTTGCTCCTATGACAGTCTTAGTTCAAAAGCTGCAGAGTGCTTTATCGTCGCTGGAGCGTTTTCCAGTTGTCCTGAGCCATTCTTCTAGATCTTCCAGTGGTAGTGCCCGGCTTTCCTCTGGGCTTAGTGTATTATCTCAGCCATTTAAGTTACGACTTTGTCGAGCTCAGGGAGAAAAATCACTTCGTGATTATTCATCTAATATTGTTCTGATCGATCCATTGGCAAGTTTAGCAGCTGTTGAAGAGTTTCTGTGGCCTAGGGTTCAGAAAAGTGAATCTGGTCAGAAACCTTCAGCATCTGGTGCAAACTCAGATTCGGGAACTACGCCTTCAGGAAATGTTGCTCCATCAGGGTTAAATTCAACCCCGAGTTCAACCGCTCGTCGTTACTCTACTAGGTCTAGATCATCGATGACTATTGGAGAAAGAGCAGGGAAGGAATCTTCACAGGAGAAAAACACATCAAAGGGGAAGGGGAAAGCTATTCTAAAGCCTGCCTGGGAGGAGAAGAGAGGCCTGCAAACTAGAAGTTCTACCCGTAGAAGAGCAGCTGTGGACAAGGATGCACAAATGAAGCCTGTAAATGGAGAGACTACGTCTGAG GATGAAGAATTGGACCTAACCTCTATCCAGATTGATGATTCCTTAGTGATTGAGGACGATGATATTTCTGATGATGAAGACGATGATCACGATGAT GTGCTGCAGGATGattctcttcctctttgcATGCCTGAAAAGGTGCATGATGTCAAATTGGGCGACACAGTTGAAGATGGGGATGCTGGTCCAGCTACAAGTGATGGTCAGATTCATTCAACTTTTGGCTCGAGCAGCAGAGCTGCTACAGTCAGGGGTTCTAGTTCTCCTGATCATAGGAGTGGAAATTCTTTTAGTTCGAGAGGAGGTATGTCATTTGCTGCTGCTGCGATGGCGGGGCTCGGACCAGCCAATGGCAGAGGTTTCCGTGGAGGTCGGGATCCACAGGGACGCCCTCTTTTTGGTGGTTCCAATGACAAcccaaaattacttttttcttctggTGAGAAGCAGCTTGATAGGCATTTGACAATATACCAAGCTGTTCAACGTCAGCTTGTTTTGAATGAAGACGATGATGAGAGGTTTGCTGGTACTGGAAGTGATTTTTTGTCTAACGATGGTAGCAGTTTATGGGGTGATATATATACTATCACATATCAGAGGGCAGATAATCAATCTGAAAGAGCTGTTTTAGCTGGGGAATCAAGCTcttcaaaatctaaatccACCAAATGTGTATCAACTTCCAATTCAAATTCAGAGTCTCAGTTCCATCAAATGTCACTTTTAGATAGTATTTTACAAGGGAAACTTCCATGTGATTTTGACAAATCTAATCCTACATATGATATACTATCTTTATTGCGTGTACTTGAGGGATTGAATCAGCTTGCTCCTCGCTTAAGGGCACAAATCGTGTCAGATCAATTTGCAGAGGGAAAAATCACTGCGCTTGATGAATTGGGTGGAGTTGGTGGAAAGGTTCCTCATGAGGAATTTATCAACAACAAGCTTACTCCCAAGTTGGCTCGACAGATTCAGGATGCTCTTGCACTATGCAGTGGGAGTCTTCCCTCATGGTGCTACCAATTGACTAAGGCATGCCCATTCTTATTTCCTTTTGAGACCCGCCGGCAATATTTCTATTCAACTGCATTTGGGTTGTCACGTGCATTGTATCGGCTACATCAGCAGCAAGGAGCTGATGGTCTTGGAACAGTAAATGAACGAGAGGGAAGGGTCGGAAGATTGCAGCGCCAGAAGGTTCGTGTCTCCCGTAATCGTATATTGGATTCTGCTGCAAAAGTTATGGAGATGTATTCCAGCCAGAAGGctgttcttgaagttgaatATTTTGGTGAAGTGGGAACTGGATTAGGTCCGACCCTTGAGTTCTACACACTTTTAAGTCATGAACTGCAGAGGGCTGGACTCGGAATGTGGAGGTCTAATTCATTGCAAGAGTCAACAGATAGTGGTGAAGATGGACAAGCTAGGAAGCCTAAAGGTGGCTCTAGGCTTACTTCTGATGCAgccaatattgatattattcaATCACCTCTTGGGTTGTTTCCTCGACCTTGGCCAGCAAATGCTGATTCTTCTGATGGCAGCCAATTTTCGAAGGTTATTGAATATTTCCGGCTTGTTGGTCGTGTGATGGCCAAAGCTCTCCAAGATGGAAGACTGTTGGATCTACCGCTCTCAACAGCATTTTATAAGCTTGTTCTTGGTCAA GATCTTGATTTACATGATATCCTCTCATTTGATGCTGAGCTTGGGAAGACTTTACAAGAATTGCAGGCTCTTGTTTGCCGGAAGCAGTATTTAGGATCGTTAAATGGTGATAATCAAAATACAATTTCCAACTTGACTTTCCGTGGGATTCCAGTTGAAGACCTCTGCTTGGATTTTACAGTTCCTGGTTATCCAGACTATGTGTTGAGACCAGGAGATGAAACt GTTAACATTCATAACTTGGAGGAGTACATATCCTTAGTATTAGATGCAACTGTCAAGACTGGAATAATGCGGCAAATGGAAGCATTTACTGCAGGATTCAATCAG GTGTTTGACATCACAGCATTACATATATTCATTCCCCATGAATTGGACCATTTGCTATGTGGCCGTAGAGAATTGTGGAAG GCTGACACACTGGTGgatcatattaaatttgatcatGGATACACAGCCAAGAGTCCTGCAATAGTCAAT TTTCTTGAAATTATGGGAGAATTCACACCGGAGCAGCAGCGAGCATTCTGCCAGTTTGTTACAGGTGCACCTAGGCTTCCACCAGGTGGCCTTGCAGTGTTGAACCCAAGATTGACTATTGTGAGAAAG CATTCATCAACAGCAACGAATGCAGCAAACAGCGCCACAGGGGCTTCTGAGTCAGCAGATGATGATTTGCCTAGTGTCATGACATGCGCCAATTACCTTAAGCTTCCTCCATACTCGACCAAG GAAATAATGTACAAGAAACTAATCTATGCGATCAATGAGGGGCAGGGATCGTTTGATTTGTCATGA